The following are encoded together in the Acipenser ruthenus chromosome 24, fAciRut3.2 maternal haplotype, whole genome shotgun sequence genome:
- the LOC117429526 gene encoding uncharacterized protein LOC117429526, which yields MSLKHAGKMQQGTVREEYLLQREKNNSTCGCISGVGRGNVRRTTPSFLRKQIIQKLQTGDLADLADEGMSMLLPHLKRVGNSTSPASAEWAAYQSGGVQNTHYRAGNPLHPKINYRNSKNWSWPGGAKVHTQDNDSVLPAYWKYWQTGISNPRDDKWSFRTLEQHIRRGLKRSQTEREVANAISEVIFPELNLRSYLEGRSVLTVPTIRNIIRSRRTEEAAELDRALTKAAQGPIKIPVPFLTHPANLKQKAKFLMNQAKLGQSVTQANAIGPALSYRHEMED from the coding sequence ATGTCCCTGAAGCATGCAGGTAAAATGCAGCAAGGTACAGTGAGGGAGGAATACTTGctgcaaagagaaaaaaacaattcaacatGTGGCTGTATCTCCGGTGTAGGCAGAGGAAATGTTCGAAGGACAACGCCTTCATTCCTGCGGAAACAAATTATCCAAAAGTTACAAACTGGAGACCTTGCAGACCTGGCCGATGAGGGAATGTCCATGCTACTCCCCCATTTGAAACGGGTTGGAAACTCCACCTCCCCAGCCAGTGCAGAGTGGGCAGCTTATCAGAGTGGAGGTGTGCAGAATACACACTATAGAGCTGGGAACCCTTTACACCCCAAGATCAACTACAGGAATTCAAAGAACTGGAGTTGGCCAGGTGGAGCAAAGGTACATACCCAAGACAATGACAGTGTGTTGCCAGCATACTGGAAATACTGGCAGACTGGCATCTCCAATCCTAGAGATGACAAATGGAGTTTCAGAACCCTGGAACAGCATATTCGAAGAGGGCTGAAGAGGAGTCAAACAGAAAGAGAAGTGGCCAATGCTATTAGTGAGGTCATTTTTCCGGAGCTGAACCTTAGGAGTTACCTGGAGGGGAGGTCTGTGCTCACTGTCCCGACAATCAGAAACATTATCCGCAGCCGCCGCACTGAAGAAGCCGCAGAGTTGGATCGGGCCCTGACTAAAGCGGCTCAGGGGCCAATAAAGATTCCTGTTCCATTCTTGACACACCCGGCGAACCTGAAGCAAAAAGCGAAATTTCTAATGAACCAAGCCAAGCTGGGACAAAGTGTCACCCAAGCAAACGCAATAGGGCCAGCATTGTCATACCGGCACGAGATGGAGGATTAG